In a genomic window of Lycium ferocissimum isolate CSIRO_LF1 chromosome 9, AGI_CSIRO_Lferr_CH_V1, whole genome shotgun sequence:
- the LOC132031913 gene encoding uncharacterized protein LOC132031913, protein MTTNVSESYKGLLKKACGLPITAMVRYTFKNLVDRFVERSTFADLLIADKKFWSLAVEKKFDEYWERSLKNTDIKQYNTAEGVFEILTFAHEGKSGNIHKVSAEGKKCSCGKWRNYHMPCSHAIKFCDIRRIQPKTYVSKYYSCRYYKQTYSGNFSPLGHKRTSEAWSTTRRRNEMDIAPARMARKCSTCKQIGHNKNRCPDRNQ, encoded by the coding sequence ATGACAACGAATGTCTCTGAGTCTTACAAAGGTTTATTGAAGAAAGCTTGTGGATTGCCCATTACTGCCATGGTCCGTTATACgtttaaaaatcttgttgatcGGTTTGTTGAGAGAAGCACCTTTGCTGATTTGTTGATTGCGGATAAAAAGTTTTGGTCGCTCGCAgttgaaaagaagtttgatgaatacTGGGAGAGGTCCCTAAAGAACACTGACATAAAGCAATACAATACAGCTGAAGGGGTCTTTGAGATTCTGACATTTGCACACGAAGGTAAAAGCGGAAATATCCATAAAGTCTCTGCCGAAGGGAAAAAGTGTTCGTGTGGGAAGTGGAGAAACTACCATATGCCATGTTCACATGCCATTAAATTTTGTGATATCCGCAGAATTCAACCAAAGACCTATGTTAGCAAGTACTACAGTTGCAGGTATTACAAGCAAACATACAGTGGAAATTTTTCACCGTTGGGTCACAAGCGAACTTCAGAAGCGTGGAGTACAACTagaaggaggaatgaaatggatatagcTCCTGCTCGCATGGCTAGGAAGTGTAGTACGTGCAAGCAAATAGGTCATAACAAGAATCGCTGCCCCGACAGAAATCagtag